A single Antechinus flavipes isolate AdamAnt ecotype Samford, QLD, Australia chromosome 5, AdamAnt_v2, whole genome shotgun sequence DNA region contains:
- the LOC127538572 gene encoding taste receptor type 2 member 40-like, producing the protein MTKVTDYTDNDISEPVLLITLIVPGIECVTGMIGNGFILTTNTIEWLQNKRLSTSDSILMILSCSRILLQFWMMLENTYSLLFRLSYNQNVVYKTFKVNFVFLTYSNLWFAAWLNVFYCIKIANFTHPLFLKLRWRITGLMPWLLCLSVFASLCCSLPILKDVYNVYVNTSIPVPSLNATENKYFTETNVVNFALIYNLAIFIPLIMFIFAATLLIISLKRHTLQMKNNAMGSRNPSMEAHLRAIKAISFFLFLYIFNFVALILYMANVLSTNSFGTVLCKIIMAAYPTGHSILLICGNPKLRRTWKKLQHNLKFNLKVWK; encoded by the coding sequence atgacaaaggtaACTGATTACACAGATAATGACATATCTGAACCTGTTCTTCTGATCACCTTAATAGTCCCAGGAATTGAGTGCGTCACAGGCATGATTGGGAATGGTTTCATTTTGACTACAAATACCATTGAATGGCTCCAGAACAAAAGACTGTCCACTAGTGATTCTATTTTGATGATTCTGAGCTGTTCGAGGATTTTGCTACAATTCTGGATGATGCTGGAAAATACTTACAGTTTATTATTTCGACTTTCTTATAATCAAAATGTAGTGTATAAAACTTTCAAAGTCAACTTCGTGTTCCTGACCTATTCCAACCTCTGGTTTGCTGCTTGGCTCAATGTTTTCTACTGCATCAAGATTGCCAACTTCACCCATCCCTTGTTTCTTAAGCTAAGGTGGAGAATCACTGGATTAATGCCCTGGCTCCTTTGTCTATCAGTCTTCGCTTCTCTGTGCTGCAGTCTTCCCATTTTAAAGGATGTCTACAATGTTTATGTTAACACTTCCATCCCAGTTCCCTCCTTGAATGCCACAGAGAACAAATACTTTACAGAGACCAATGTGGTGAACTTTGCTCTCATCTACAACCTGGCCATTTTCATTCCTCTAATCATGTTCATCTTTGCAGCTACCCTATTGATCATCTCTCTCAAGAGACACACACTACAAATGAAGAATAATGCCATGGGTTCCAGAAATCCCAGCATGGAAGCTCACCTGAGGGCAATCAAAGCCAttagtttcttcctcttcctctacaTTTTCAACTTTGTGGCTTTGATCCTCTACATGGCCAATGTCCTTAGTACCAACAGCTTTGGAACTGTTTTGTGCAAGATCATCATGGCTGCTTACCCTACTGGTCACTCTATTCTTCTGATCTGTGGCAATCCCAAACTAAGGAGGACCTGGAAGAAGCTTCAGCATAATCTTAAATTCAACCTGAAAGTTTGGAAATAG